In one window of Candidatus Methylomirabilota bacterium DNA:
- a CDS encoding phosphatase PAP2 family protein codes for ATFAVLVVYLVGRSRLARPWRLGIQGLALLTMMAVGLARILLGAHWPADVVTGFALGSAVAAGAAWWHLTHPSPALVHDGAGPGLAGERRSGSRIGGVFRDPPK; via the coding sequence CGCGACCTTCGCAGTGCTGGTCGTCTACCTCGTGGGGCGGTCGCGGCTCGCCCGTCCGTGGCGCCTCGGCATTCAAGGGCTCGCCCTCCTCACCATGATGGCGGTCGGGCTGGCCCGCATCCTCCTCGGCGCCCACTGGCCGGCCGACGTGGTGACGGGCTTCGCGCTCGGATCCGCGGTCGCGGCCGGAGCGGCATGGTGGCACCTCACCCACCCGTCACCGGCCCTCGTCCATGACGGGGCTGGCCCTGGACTCGCGGGTGAGCGCCGGTCGGGCAGCCGCATCGGGGGCGTCTTCCGAGACCCCCCGAAATGA
- a CDS encoding ribonuclease H-like domain-containing protein, with protein sequence MNFVLDIETIPRDLRGEPRKIQEYVWDRALRRDPEEAGAVTLEDYLAAADAEALAPLRVRIERYMALRPEFGHVVCIGMGHDARGPGDLETKALTARRVEDERVILEGFWEIVRARRDWCFITYNGLAFDVPFLLRRSIYLGLSPTTGLPLRPFALDSHFDVMRVLANWERAESIRLDIVAELLGLSKTPAGMEGSQVLGLWRAGRVDDIEAYCLGDVRLVYEIFLRIASFFR encoded by the coding sequence GTGAACTTCGTCCTGGACATCGAGACCATCCCCCGGGACCTCCGTGGCGAGCCACGGAAGATCCAGGAGTACGTCTGGGATCGCGCGCTCCGGCGGGACCCGGAGGAGGCGGGGGCGGTCACGCTCGAGGACTACCTCGCCGCGGCGGATGCCGAGGCGCTGGCGCCGCTCCGCGTACGGATCGAGCGGTACATGGCGCTCCGACCGGAGTTCGGCCACGTGGTCTGCATCGGCATGGGGCACGATGCCCGCGGACCGGGCGACCTCGAGACGAAGGCCCTCACGGCGCGGCGCGTCGAGGACGAGCGGGTGATCCTCGAGGGCTTCTGGGAGATCGTGCGGGCCCGCCGTGACTGGTGCTTCATCACCTACAACGGCCTCGCCTTCGACGTTCCGTTCCTGCTGCGGCGGTCGATCTATCTCGGGCTGTCCCCGACCACCGGCCTTCCGCTGCGCCCCTTCGCGCTGGACAGCCACTTCGACGTGATGCGGGTGCTCGCCAACTGGGAGCGGGCCGAATCGATCCGGCTCGACATCGTGGCGGAGCTGCTCGGGCTCTCGAAGACGCCGGCCGGCATGGAAGGGTCCCAGGTGCTCGGACTCTGGCGGGCGGGTCGAGTCGACGACATCGAGGCGTACTGCCTCGGCGACGTGCGGCTCGTCTACGAAATCTTCCTCCGCATCGCGTCCTTCTTCCGTTAA
- a CDS encoding GGDEF domain-containing protein: protein MGRFRRLLAREGEPRVGEPVDSIARHLERLVFRLGLAMLLAALLFVAALDERTAALVALALANMGVVMVASWRFGATGRWATVALAALCWTGAMELRNLRWPPEVPWWDAGLRLAILGTLAAGVSAFRAAIGRLLRTEDVLAASLVRERDSARRDRLTRLWNSRYFHEVLEQELARCRRYGRPFGLLLVDLDGFKAVNDTAGHQAGDHVLQVVGQVLRENCRATDFPARLGGDEFAVVLPEATSEMVHRYAAKLVALIAAAPFPPDLPRVTASVGGVAFREAPASARAAVAAADHAMYSAKRDGKNRAFVAQAERTR, encoded by the coding sequence GTGGGACGCTTCCGCCGCCTTCTCGCGCGTGAGGGCGAGCCCCGGGTCGGGGAGCCGGTCGACAGCATCGCCCGGCATCTCGAGCGGCTCGTGTTCCGCCTGGGCCTGGCCATGCTCCTGGCCGCCCTTCTCTTCGTCGCCGCGCTGGACGAGCGGACGGCCGCCCTCGTCGCCCTCGCCCTCGCCAACATGGGGGTCGTGATGGTGGCGAGCTGGCGCTTCGGCGCCACCGGCCGCTGGGCGACCGTCGCCCTGGCCGCGCTCTGCTGGACCGGCGCCATGGAGCTGCGGAACCTCCGGTGGCCGCCCGAGGTCCCCTGGTGGGACGCCGGACTGCGACTCGCCATCCTGGGGACGCTGGCCGCCGGCGTGAGCGCCTTCCGGGCGGCCATCGGGCGGCTGCTCCGAACGGAAGACGTTCTGGCGGCGAGCCTCGTGCGTGAGCGCGACTCGGCCCGCCGGGATCGCCTCACGCGCCTCTGGAATTCGCGCTACTTCCACGAAGTCCTCGAGCAGGAGCTCGCCCGCTGCCGGCGATACGGCCGGCCATTCGGCCTCCTGCTCGTCGACCTCGACGGCTTCAAGGCCGTCAACGACACGGCGGGCCACCAGGCTGGGGATCACGTCCTGCAGGTGGTCGGCCAGGTCCTTCGGGAGAACTGCCGCGCCACCGACTTTCCGGCGCGTCTCGGCGGTGACGAGTTTGCGGTGGTCCTACCCGAGGCGACGTCGGAGATGGTGCACCGGTACGCCGCCAAGCTGGTGGCCCTCATCGCCGCCGCCCCGTTTCCCCCCGACCTGCCCCGGGTGACGGCGAGCGTGGGGGGCGTCGCTTTCCGCGAGGCGCCGGCCTCCGCGCGGGCGGCCGTGGCCGCCGCCGATCACGCCATGTACTCGGCCAAGCGGGACGGCAAGAACCGGGCCTTCGTGGCGCAGGCCGAGCGGACCCGGTGA
- a CDS encoding MBL fold metallo-hydrolase, with translation MAFACLGSSGAVPSAERDTTAILVRAGRTFCLVDVGGSPVQKLRRLAVDPVELGAVVITHTHPDHVYGLPALVQSLLVLGRRARLPVYCRVEHVDRLRALLELFGLLDEPGGFELSILGVEPRPGVPVFTTGDLAVSASPNVHGRMPNLAVRAEAGGRSLVYSSDTRPCDAVASLAREASVLIHEATFAQPDSTQWHSTAREAGQIARQAAARRLFLAHVGYDNHRRLAAHVADARAAFGGPVAVVDELRWYRV, from the coding sequence TTGGCCTTCGCCTGCCTCGGCAGCTCGGGCGCCGTGCCCTCCGCCGAGCGCGACACGACGGCCATCCTGGTCCGGGCCGGCCGCACCTTCTGCCTGGTGGACGTCGGCGGCAGCCCCGTGCAAAAGCTCCGGCGCCTCGCCGTCGATCCTGTCGAGCTCGGCGCCGTCGTGATCACGCACACGCACCCCGACCACGTCTACGGGCTGCCGGCGCTCGTCCAGAGCCTGCTCGTGCTCGGCCGCCGGGCACGGCTGCCCGTGTACTGCCGTGTCGAGCACGTGGACCGCCTCCGCGCGCTGCTCGAGCTCTTCGGGCTCCTCGACGAGCCCGGGGGCTTCGAGCTGTCGATCCTGGGTGTCGAGCCGCGCCCCGGGGTGCCGGTATTCACGACGGGCGACCTCGCCGTGAGCGCGTCGCCGAACGTCCACGGCCGGATGCCGAATCTGGCCGTCCGGGCCGAGGCCGGGGGACGGAGCCTGGTCTACTCCTCCGACACGCGGCCGTGCGACGCGGTGGCGAGCCTGGCTCGCGAGGCGAGCGTGCTGATCCACGAAGCGACGTTCGCCCAACCCGATTCGACTCAGTGGCATTCCACCGCCCGGGAAGCCGGGCAAATCGCCCGCCAGGCGGCCGCCCGCCGACTCTTCCTGGCCCACGTCGGCTACGACAACCACCGGAGGCTCGCCGCCCACGTGGCCGATGCCCGCGCCGCCTTCGGCGGTCCGGTCGCCGTCGTCGACGAGCTGCGCTGGTACCGGGTCTGA
- the lgt gene encoding prolipoprotein diacylglyceryl transferase, protein MFRSPGPIALSLRLPADLPLVGSLALTIRWYGVLIASAMALGLWLASREATRRGEQADELLKAAEFALVGGLIGARFYYVLFNLDYYQTQPWWRIFAVWEGGLAIHGGMIGGLLAGGGYVWSRGLPLLRYLDIVAPYLALGQAIGRWGNFFNEEAFGRPTGLPWKLYISESHRPPEFVDAEYFHPTFLYESLWNLGVFLVLVLALRRRFERAPGALFFGYLGLYSLGRFWIEGLRTDSLMFGSLRVAQLMSVIAVLAAAAIVPLLLRRHPRERG, encoded by the coding sequence GTGTTCCGTTCGCCGGGCCCGATCGCCCTTTCCCTCCGGTTGCCGGCCGATCTCCCGCTGGTCGGCTCGCTCGCCCTCACGATCCGCTGGTATGGCGTGCTCATCGCCTCCGCGATGGCCCTCGGTCTCTGGCTCGCCTCGCGGGAGGCGACCCGGCGAGGCGAACAGGCGGACGAGCTCCTCAAGGCCGCCGAGTTCGCGCTGGTCGGCGGCCTGATCGGCGCCCGCTTCTACTACGTCCTCTTCAATCTCGACTACTATCAGACGCAGCCCTGGTGGCGCATCTTCGCGGTCTGGGAGGGCGGCCTCGCCATCCACGGCGGCATGATCGGCGGTCTCCTGGCCGGAGGCGGCTACGTCTGGTCCCGCGGCCTGCCTCTTCTCCGCTACCTCGACATCGTGGCGCCGTACCTGGCGCTCGGTCAGGCCATCGGTCGCTGGGGGAACTTCTTCAACGAGGAGGCCTTCGGCCGCCCGACCGGCCTGCCCTGGAAGCTCTACATTTCCGAGTCGCACCGCCCGCCCGAGTTCGTGGATGCCGAGTACTTCCACCCGACGTTCCTCTACGAGTCGCTGTGGAACCTGGGGGTCTTTCTCGTGCTCGTCCTCGCCCTGCGGCGGCGCTTCGAGCGCGCGCCGGGCGCGCTCTTCTTCGGCTATCTCGGCCTCTACTCGCTCGGACGGTTCTGGATCGAGGGGCTCAGGACCGACAGCCTCATGTTCGGCTCGCTCCGGGTGGCACAGCTGATGAGCGTCATCGCGGTCCTGGCCGCGGCGGCGATCGTTCCCCTCCTCCTTCGCCGTCACCCGCGCGAGCGCGGCTGA
- a CDS encoding MotA/TolQ/ExbB proton channel family protein: protein MSEELGGFLNFANLGSFGELIASAGLVAKFVLLVLFLLSVVCWAIIFQKALQFRGITRETARFLKVYRESRRFSVVAGGAKRLRASPLARVYGAAYQELGGTGNPLPDLMDGPPEEGEDGIGPERLESVQRAMRRVQSSEVERMERYLAFLATTASAGPFIGLFGTVWGIMTSFHSIGTQGSASLAVVAPGIAEALIATAAGLAAAIPAVIGYNFYVGKVRHWATEMDNFALEFANLIERRLVRVVKSLKNGY from the coding sequence GTGAGTGAGGAGTTGGGCGGCTTCCTGAACTTCGCAAACCTAGGCAGTTTCGGCGAGCTGATCGCCTCCGCTGGGCTGGTCGCGAAATTTGTCCTCCTCGTTCTGTTCCTGCTCTCGGTCGTTTGCTGGGCCATCATCTTCCAGAAGGCGCTGCAGTTCCGTGGCATCACCCGGGAGACCGCCCGGTTCCTCAAGGTGTATCGCGAGTCGCGGCGCTTCTCGGTGGTGGCCGGCGGGGCCAAGCGGCTGCGAGCGAGCCCGCTGGCCCGCGTGTACGGGGCGGCGTACCAGGAGCTCGGCGGGACCGGCAACCCTCTCCCGGACCTCATGGACGGTCCGCCGGAGGAGGGCGAGGACGGCATCGGGCCCGAACGCCTCGAGTCCGTTCAGCGCGCCATGCGGCGCGTCCAGTCGTCCGAGGTCGAACGCATGGAGCGCTACCTGGCCTTTCTCGCCACCACGGCCAGCGCCGGCCCCTTCATCGGTCTCTTCGGCACCGTATGGGGGATCATGACGTCCTTCCACTCGATCGGGACCCAGGGCTCGGCGAGCCTGGCGGTGGTCGCCCCTGGCATCGCCGAGGCGCTGATCGCCACCGCGGCCGGGCTGGCGGCGGCGATCCCGGCGGTCATCGGGTACAACTTCTACGTGGGCAAGGTCCGTCACTGGGCGACCGAGATGGACAACTTTGCGCTGGAGTTCGCCAACCTGATAGAGCGTCGTCTGGTCCGGGTGGTGAAGTCGCTGAAGAATGGCTATTAG
- a CDS encoding biopolymer transporter ExbD — MAIRVDAGAEGSGRVRGTLAEINVIPLVDVVLVLLLIFMLTAPMMYRGIDVNLPRTSSKPTAIEERLVLTITKDRLLFINDRALPLATLETRLRDLLRDRTDKTIFIKADKDIAYGYVVETMDRVRRAGVERVGMVTEPLPKR; from the coding sequence ATGGCTATTAGGGTCGACGCGGGCGCCGAGGGTTCGGGGCGCGTCCGGGGCACGCTGGCCGAGATCAACGTCATTCCCCTCGTCGATGTCGTCCTGGTATTGCTCCTGATCTTCATGCTGACCGCGCCGATGATGTACCGGGGGATCGACGTGAACCTGCCGAGAACGTCCAGCAAGCCGACCGCCATCGAGGAACGACTGGTCCTCACCATCACCAAGGATCGCTTGCTCTTCATCAACGACCGCGCACTTCCGCTGGCGACGCTCGAGACGCGGCTGCGCGACCTGCTCCGCGACCGGACGGACAAGACCATCTTCATCAAGGCCGACAAGGACATCGCCTATGGGTACGTGGTCGAGACCATGGACCGCGTCCGTCGCGCCGGCGTCGAGCGGGTGGGCATGGTGACCGAGCCGCTTCCGAAGCGGTGA
- a CDS encoding TonB family protein: MAQTAYRVPRRFIGPPEEPPPYGFFALSFIGHALFIVMAAALSAFVNAQADQSKIYVVNLVPAAPPLGSPAPRVVERPRVPERAPPKPEKAEAPRPQPKETPPPKPEKAELPAPKETPPPKPESVAPPRAPEVAKVTPPPPSELALPRKAEKETPALDTRLPRERLLERPPVPPPPATPPAEPPRVAPPQAPVAPPPTAAVARPVEPIRLGRPDSTAPATGSISLDVSDFPFTYYLRQIQAKISERWTPPRTAAIGGERAVVLFEIGRDGQIKEPAVERSSGNALYDQSALRAIMEASPFPPLPPEFRAPSLKVHFGFEFRPDQG; the protein is encoded by the coding sequence ATGGCCCAGACAGCATACCGGGTTCCCCGCCGCTTCATCGGGCCGCCCGAGGAGCCACCGCCGTACGGGTTCTTCGCGCTGTCCTTCATCGGGCATGCTCTGTTCATCGTCATGGCGGCAGCCCTCTCGGCGTTCGTCAATGCGCAAGCCGACCAGTCCAAGATCTATGTCGTGAACCTGGTGCCGGCGGCCCCACCGCTGGGCAGCCCGGCCCCCCGGGTCGTCGAGCGGCCGCGGGTGCCGGAGCGGGCCCCCCCGAAGCCCGAAAAGGCCGAGGCCCCGCGGCCCCAGCCGAAGGAAACGCCGCCGCCCAAGCCGGAAAAGGCCGAGCTTCCGGCGCCCAAGGAGACGCCGCCGCCCAAGCCGGAGTCGGTCGCGCCCCCGCGGGCCCCGGAGGTCGCCAAGGTGACCCCGCCGCCCCCGTCCGAGCTCGCGCTGCCGCGCAAGGCGGAGAAGGAGACGCCGGCGCTGGACACGCGCCTGCCGCGCGAGCGGTTGCTCGAGCGTCCGCCCGTGCCGCCGCCGCCGGCCACGCCCCCGGCGGAACCTCCGCGCGTGGCGCCGCCCCAGGCACCCGTGGCACCGCCCCCCACGGCCGCGGTGGCTCGACCGGTGGAGCCCATCCGTCTCGGCCGGCCCGACTCGACCGCCCCCGCCACCGGCAGCATCAGCCTGGACGTCAGCGACTTCCCGTTCACGTACTACCTCCGGCAGATCCAGGCGAAGATCAGCGAGCGGTGGACACCGCCCCGCACGGCGGCGATCGGCGGGGAGCGCGCCGTCGTCCTGTTCGAGATCGGGCGGGATGGCCAGATCAAGGAGCCCGCGGTCGAGCGAAGCTCGGGCAACGCCCTCTACGACCAGTCGGCGCTGCGCGCCATCATGGAAGCGAGCCCGTTCCCGCCGCTCCCGCCGGAGTTCAGGGCGCCATCGCTCAAGGTTCACTTCGGGTTCGAGTTCCGACCCGATCAGGGATGA
- the tolB gene encoding Tol-Pal system beta propeller repeat protein TolB → MKRVVGGLAVLAMALGFIVLPLPQLTPPSHSQGVDVFLNVTQGGTKKLGIAIPEFGRAPNTADEGNFSRALPEIIGNDLRFSALFTVVANEPPLPTDSEALRKKLADFAAAGAHAAMHGFQSIAGQRVTVDFRLYDLTNPEFRLIAQKSFWAEPLREHRRLAHRISDEIVYQFTGERGIAETKIAYVTRSGQNKELAMMDYDGFNQVALTDLRSITLSPVWSPVDSTLAFTSFFKGYPYLFRIYPFNPRRREPELLSAWPGINTAPAWAPDGRTVAITLSKDGNPEIYSLRIGSSEFRRLTNNRAIDTDPTWSPTGRELAFSSDRSGSPQIWIMDAEGANPRRLTLSGFDTQPRWSPRGDTIVFTRRTAGGFDLWAIAPDGGNARPLTQGQGNNESAAWAPNGRHLAFTSSRGGRQQLYTMLADGSEQQPLTRDRGEATSPSWSPRPQ, encoded by the coding sequence GTGAAACGTGTCGTCGGTGGTCTGGCGGTCCTGGCCATGGCTCTGGGATTCATCGTCCTCCCCCTGCCCCAGCTCACGCCGCCCTCCCATTCGCAGGGGGTCGACGTCTTTCTCAACGTCACCCAGGGCGGAACGAAGAAGCTCGGCATCGCGATTCCGGAATTCGGGCGCGCGCCGAACACGGCGGACGAGGGGAACTTCTCCCGGGCCCTGCCCGAGATCATCGGAAACGACCTCCGCTTCTCGGCCCTCTTCACCGTGGTGGCCAACGAGCCCCCGCTGCCGACCGACAGCGAGGCGCTCCGGAAGAAGCTGGCCGACTTCGCCGCCGCCGGAGCGCACGCGGCGATGCACGGGTTTCAGAGCATCGCGGGGCAGCGGGTCACCGTCGACTTCCGGCTCTACGACCTGACCAACCCGGAGTTCCGCCTCATCGCGCAGAAGAGCTTCTGGGCGGAGCCTCTCAGGGAGCATCGCCGTCTGGCCCACCGGATCTCCGACGAGATCGTGTATCAGTTCACCGGCGAGCGCGGAATCGCCGAGACGAAGATCGCGTACGTGACCCGGTCGGGACAGAACAAAGAACTCGCGATGATGGACTATGACGGGTTCAACCAGGTCGCGCTGACCGATCTCCGAAGCATCACGCTGTCGCCGGTGTGGAGCCCGGTGGACTCCACGCTCGCCTTCACGTCCTTCTTCAAGGGCTACCCCTACCTCTTCCGGATCTACCCCTTCAACCCGCGGCGGCGGGAGCCGGAGCTTCTCTCGGCCTGGCCCGGCATCAACACGGCGCCGGCCTGGGCACCGGACGGGCGCACGGTGGCCATCACGCTCTCCAAGGATGGCAATCCCGAGATCTACTCGCTGCGGATCGGCAGCTCCGAGTTCCGCCGGCTCACCAACAACCGCGCGATCGACACCGACCCGACATGGTCGCCCACCGGCCGCGAGCTGGCCTTCTCTTCGGATCGTTCCGGCTCGCCGCAGATCTGGATCATGGACGCCGAGGGCGCCAATCCCCGGCGGCTCACCCTCAGCGGCTTCGACACCCAACCTCGATGGTCTCCTCGCGGCGACACCATCGTCTTCACCCGCCGGACCGCCGGCGGGTTCGACCTCTGGGCGATCGCGCCGGACGGGGGCAACGCGCGTCCGCTCACTCAGGGGCAAGGGAACAACGAGAGCGCCGCCTGGGCCCCGAATGGCCGTCACCTCGCGTTCACGTCATCTCGGGGCGGGCGTCAGCAGCTCTACACCATGCTGGCGGATGGATCGGAGCAGCAACCTCTCACGCGAGACCGCGGCGAGGCAACCAGCCCGAGCTGGTCTCCGCGACCGCAATGA
- the pal gene encoding peptidoglycan-associated lipoprotein Pal, with translation MNRRPWQITLTIAALFVASVLLTGCPKKPSPAAGTGPGTGAGPSAAGGAGTGSESGAGAGGTGGSTPGTIGSGPGGTAGGTGGLGSGPGGAGGAGAGAAGPGVAGATGTTIPALPSPKEFVETSALRDIHFDFDKYEVRAQDKGVLDENAKWLKSNANALLLVEGHCDERGTNEYNLALGERRAKATRDYLVSLGIDGSRITVISYGEERPLCTERTEACWAQNRRAHFLVKQ, from the coding sequence ATGAACCGGAGACCCTGGCAGATCACTCTCACGATCGCTGCGCTCTTCGTGGCGTCGGTCCTCCTGACCGGCTGCCCGAAGAAGCCGTCGCCCGCGGCCGGCACCGGCCCCGGGACCGGGGCGGGACCGAGCGCGGCGGGCGGCGCCGGAACCGGCAGCGAGTCCGGGGCCGGGGCGGGCGGCACCGGAGGATCGACTCCCGGCACGATCGGGAGCGGCCCCGGCGGGACCGCGGGCGGCACGGGCGGCCTCGGGTCCGGCCCGGGTGGGGCTGGCGGGGCCGGCGCGGGCGCCGCCGGTCCCGGTGTGGCGGGCGCGACCGGCACGACGATTCCGGCGCTGCCCTCACCGAAGGAGTTCGTCGAGACCTCGGCGCTGCGGGATATTCACTTCGACTTCGACAAATACGAGGTTCGGGCGCAGGACAAGGGGGTCCTCGACGAGAACGCCAAGTGGCTCAAGTCCAACGCGAACGCCCTGCTCCTGGTGGAGGGGCACTGCGACGAGCGGGGGACCAACGAGTACAACCTGGCGCTCGGAGAGCGCCGGGCCAAGGCGACGCGGGACTACCTGGTCTCGCTCGGGATCGACGGATCGCGGATCACCGTGATCAGCTACGGTGAGGAGCGGCCTCTCTGCACGGAGCGCACGGAGGCCTGCTGGGCGCAGAACCGCCGCGCGCATTTCCTCGTCAAGCAGTAA
- a CDS encoding tetratricopeptide repeat protein → MILTGCAAQETTPLLREDVSRIRTDLARLEQSIQRGQAEVKADLQRGERQNAQTLTELQRSLAQLGTRLEDISRETGRIQGRLDELRRRVDTLALQFEVGGPPPGGAPGPRIAPPAEAARTGPAPVPVTPAPAPPASAPGPPPPAGPGASAATSVPPARQATDLYQTAYIDYTRGNYNLAIAAFKEFIRLYPETDLAEKAQYWVGESHFSLARDLQGRGDRTRSTQEFERAVQEFRRVLINHPRGDRVPTALYKESLALLELQQPALAEARLQFLVDQFPSTEEAVKAKEELAKLRRR, encoded by the coding sequence TTGATCCTCACCGGTTGTGCCGCCCAAGAAACCACGCCCCTCCTCCGCGAGGACGTCTCCCGCATCCGGACGGACCTCGCGCGCCTCGAGCAGTCGATCCAGCGGGGCCAGGCCGAGGTCAAGGCCGATCTCCAGCGCGGTGAGCGCCAGAACGCCCAGACCCTGACCGAGCTCCAGCGAAGCCTCGCCCAGCTCGGAACGCGACTCGAGGACATTAGCCGAGAGACCGGGCGGATCCAGGGGCGGCTGGACGAGCTGCGGCGGCGCGTCGATACCCTCGCACTCCAGTTCGAGGTGGGCGGTCCTCCGCCGGGCGGAGCTCCAGGTCCCCGCATCGCGCCGCCGGCCGAGGCCGCGCGGACCGGGCCGGCCCCGGTGCCGGTGACGCCCGCGCCTGCTCCCCCCGCTTCCGCTCCCGGCCCCCCGCCCCCCGCGGGGCCCGGGGCCTCGGCCGCGACCTCGGTTCCACCCGCGCGCCAAGCGACCGATCTCTACCAGACGGCGTACATCGACTACACGCGAGGCAACTACAACCTCGCGATCGCGGCGTTCAAGGAGTTCATCCGCCTCTACCCCGAGACGGACCTCGCCGAGAAGGCCCAGTACTGGGTCGGTGAATCACACTTCAGCCTCGCGCGCGATCTGCAGGGCCGGGGCGACCGGACACGGTCCACCCAGGAGTTCGAGCGCGCGGTTCAGGAGTTCCGCCGGGTGCTGATCAACCACCCACGCGGCGACCGCGTCCCGACGGCGCTCTACAAGGAGTCCCTGGCGCTCCTGGAGCTCCAGCAGCCGGCCCTCGCCGAGGCGCGCCTTCAATTTCTCGTCGATCAGTTCCCGTCGACCGAGGAAGCGGTGAAGGCCAAGGAGGAGCTCGCCAAGCTCCGGCGTCGTTAG
- the ltrA gene encoding group II intron reverse transcriptase/maturase → MRRENMQAAYRRVVRNGGAAGVDGMTVEQLGAYCREHWSGIREALVTGTYTPQPVRRVEIAKPDGKGTRVLGIPTVVDRMIQQALLQVLDRIFDPTFSDGSFGFRRGRGTQEAVGRAREHIAAGHRWVVDLDLEQFFDRVNHDVLMARVGRRVRDKRVLRLIGRYLRAGMLEGGLVSPRLEGTPQGGPLSPLLSNVLLDELDKELERRGHRYVRYADDCNVYVKSEAAGRRVMASLERFLRERLRLRVNRDKSAVARPWVRRILGYTVTSHTQPKLKPARQSVDRLKSKLRRMLRRGRGRYVGNTVRDLAPVIRGWVAYYRQATVAAGFEGLDAWLRRKLRGLLWRQWKTPRTRLRELCCRGVDRGHASAVAYGSHGPWAVAGSRAMHRAVPTAWLTGLGLVGFLDEHRRLARAL, encoded by the coding sequence GTGCGTCGCGAGAACATGCAGGCAGCCTACCGGCGTGTGGTGCGGAACGGCGGGGCGGCGGGGGTCGACGGGATGACCGTCGAGCAACTCGGCGCGTACTGCCGGGAGCACTGGTCGGGCATCCGGGAGGCACTGGTGACGGGCACGTACACGCCCCAGCCGGTTCGGCGGGTGGAGATTGCGAAGCCGGATGGGAAGGGGACGCGGGTGCTCGGCATCCCGACGGTGGTGGACCGGATGATCCAACAGGCCCTGCTCCAGGTGCTCGATCGGATCTTTGACCCGACGTTTTCGGACGGGAGCTTCGGCTTCCGGCGGGGGCGTGGCACCCAGGAGGCGGTGGGGCGCGCTCGGGAGCACATCGCGGCGGGCCATCGATGGGTGGTGGACCTGGACCTCGAGCAGTTCTTTGACCGCGTGAACCACGACGTGCTGATGGCGCGGGTGGGGCGGCGGGTGAGGGACAAGCGGGTGCTCCGGCTGATCGGTCGGTATCTACGGGCCGGGATGCTGGAGGGGGGGCTGGTGTCGCCCCGGCTGGAGGGCACGCCGCAAGGCGGGCCGCTCTCGCCCTTGCTCAGCAACGTGCTGTTGGACGAGCTGGACAAAGAGCTGGAGCGCCGGGGGCACCGGTACGTCCGCTACGCCGACGACTGTAACGTCTACGTGAAATCCGAGGCGGCGGGCCGGCGGGTGATGGCATCACTGGAGCGCTTTCTCCGGGAGCGGCTTCGGCTGCGGGTGAATCGGGACAAGAGCGCAGTGGCGCGGCCGTGGGTCCGGCGGATACTGGGTTACACGGTGACCTCGCACACGCAGCCGAAGCTGAAGCCGGCTCGCCAGTCGGTGGACCGACTCAAGAGCAAGCTCCGGCGGATGCTGCGGCGGGGTCGAGGGCGCTACGTAGGGAACACCGTCCGCGATCTGGCCCCGGTCATTCGGGGCTGGGTGGCGTATTACCGGCAGGCCACCGTGGCAGCAGGGTTTGAGGGGCTGGATGCGTGGCTCCGTCGGAAACTGCGCGGCTTGCTGTGGCGGCAGTGGAAGACGCCCCGCACTCGTCTGCGAGAGCTCTGTTGTCGCGGCGTGGACCGGGGCCATGCGTCGGCGGTCGCGTACGGCTCGCACGGCCCTTGGGCTGTGGCGGGGAGCCGTGCGATGCACCGGGCGGTTCCGACCGCCTGGCTGACCGGGCTTGGGCTCGTGGGCTTTCTTGATGAGCACCGGAGGCTTGCGCGCGCCTTGTGA